From a single Miscanthus floridulus cultivar M001 chromosome 8, ASM1932011v1, whole genome shotgun sequence genomic region:
- the LOC136476446 gene encoding mitogen-activated protein kinase 2, whose product MRMEGGGGGGGGAGVGGCLGLGHGGEAHIKGTHTHGGRYVQYNVYGNLFEVSAKYVPPIRPVGRGAFGIICAAVNAQTREEVAIKKIGNAFDNQTDAKRTLREIKLLRHMKHENVISIKDIIRPPRRENFNDVYIVYELMDTDLHHLLRSNQPLTDDHCQYFVYQLLRGLKYVHSANVLHRDLRPSNLLLNAKCDLKIGDFGLARTTTETDFMMEYVVTRWYRAPELLLNCSEYTQAIDMWSVGCIFGEMVTREPLFPGKDYVHQLLLITELVGSPDDTSLGFLRSDHARRYVRSLPQHPKQQFRVRFPTMSSGAMDLLERMLVFDPSKRITVDEALCHPYLASLHEINDEPVCPAPFSFDFEQPSLTEEDIKELVWRESLKFNPDPIH is encoded by the exons ATGCGCATGGAAGGGggcggaggaggcggaggcggcgccggCGTCGGAGGGTGCCTGGGTCTGGGCCACGGCGGGGAGGCGCACATCAAGGGCACGCACACGCACGGCGGCCGCTACGTGCAGTACAACGTGTACGGCAACCTCTTCGAGGTCTCCGCCAAGTACGTCCCGCCCATCCGCCCCGTCGGCCGCGGCGCCTTTGGCATCATCTG TGCTGCTGTCAATGCGCAGACTCGTGAGGAGGTGGCCATCAAGAAGATCGGCAACGCGTTCGACAATCAGACCGACGCAAAGCGCACTCTCCGAGAAATTAAGTTGCTTAGGCACATGAAGCATGAAAAT GTTATTTCAATAAAGGACATCATACGCCCACCTAGGAGGGAGAACTTCAACGATGTTTATATCGTTTACGAGTTGATGGACACTGATCTTCATCACCTTCTACGATCAAACCAGCCACTAACTGATGATCATTGTCAG TATTTCGTCTACCAGCTGCTCAGAGGACTCAAGTATGTACACTCAGCAAACGTCTTGCACAGAGACCTCAGGCCGAGCAACCTGCTGCTGAATGCCAAATGTGACCTGAAGATTGGGGACTTTGGGCTGGCAAGGACCACAACTGAAACTGACTTCATGATGGAGTACGTCGTTACACGGTGGTACAGAGCGCCTGAGCTCCTGCTCAACTGCTCAGAATATACTCAGGCTATCGATATGTGGTCGGTAGGCTGCATCTTCGGTGAAATGGTCACAAGAGAGCCTTTGTTTCCTGGAAAGGATTATGTTCATCAGCTTTTGCTAATAACTGAG CTGGTAGGGTCACCTGATGACACGAGCCTTGGGTTCCTCCGAAGCGATCACGCCCGCAGATACGTGAGGTCCCTTCCTCAACACCCCAAGCAACAATTTCGTGTGCGGTTCCCCACTATGTCTAGCGGTGCCATGGATTTGCTTGAGAGGATGCTCGTGTTTGATCCGAGCAAGAGGATTACTG TTGATGAGGCTCTATGCCACCCATACCTGGCATCCCTTCATGAGATAAACGACGAACCCGTCTGCCCAGCGCCTTTCAGCTTCGACTTCGAGCAGCCATCGCTCACCGAAGAAGATATCAAGGAGCTCGTCTGGAGGGAGTCTCTCAAGTTCAACCCTGACCCAATCCACTAA